The region CGACGTCGAGTTCGACAGCCATGTCCTGCAGATGTTGCACGATGGGCGGGGACCGGAACTGGGCGATCTCGATCCTTACACCCTGCTTCGTCATGGGCACCACGAGTTCCTCAACTGGCTGGTGATGCTCGGCATGATCGGGCCGGGCGTTCGGGGCGAGGTGTACGCCTACGAACCGATGCCGCAGTCCGGAGGTGCTCGGGCCGTGGTGAACATGCTGCTCTCCGAGCGGAAGACACCCGCTGCCTGAGGCTTCCGAGTTCGTCTGCGCGATGCGTACCGACCCAACGCCCAGCTCTCTCCGACGCGGCCTCGACGCGGGGCCCGGATCCGAAGTCCCCCACGAAGTGAGGCTGTTCATGAATGCCGAGGTTGCCCGCGTTCCGCTGGGGGCCGCTGAAGAGCTGAGGCTGATCGTCCGGCAGGTGGTCCGCGAGGCCGACGGAGTCGTCTCGGTGCTGCTCGCGGACGCGGAGGGGGGCGAGCTGCCGCCGTGGGAACCCGGCGCACACATCGACCTGTGCCTGCCCGGTATAACGCGGCAGTACTCGCTGTGCGGGGACCCGGCGGATCGACACCACTACCGGCTCGGGGTGCTGTTGGAGCCCAGGAGTCGCGGAGGATCACGCTTCGTGCACGACATCTTGGGCCCCGGACATTCAGTGACAGTCCGCCCACCGCGCAACCACTTCCGCCTCGGTGAGGCAGCCGAATACCTGTTCATCGCCGGCGGAATCGGTATCACTCCGCTGTTGCCGATGATCGCGCGCGCCGAGGCCGAAGGGCGTCCCTGGCGTCTCGTCTACGGCGGGCGGTCGCGTGGTTCGATGGCTTTCCTCGGGCAGGTGGCCACCTACGGTGACAAGGTCGAGGTGGTGCCCCAGGATGAACACGGGCTGCTCGACCTGGCCGAGCTCCTGAAAGTCCCTGGCCAGAGACACGTCTATTGCTGTGGGCCCGAACCTCTACTGGCGGCCGTGGAGAGCCACTGTGCCGGTTGGCCAACAGGCCGACTGCACGTGGAGCGGTTCACGACGGCGGCCCTGGTCGGCGACGCGGACAGCCAGACGGCGTTCGAGGTGGAGTGCGCGGAATCGGGTGTGACCGTGGCTGTGGCGATCGGGCAGACCATGCTCGACGCCATGCTGGAAGCCGGTCTCGACCTCAACTTCGATTGCAAGGAGGGGACGTGTGGTACGTGCGAGCTCGGCCTCGTCGAGGGCGTCGCTGATCATCGAGACGCGGTACTCACTCGGGAGGAGCGCGACGCGGGCGAGTTGATTCTTCCCTGCGTCTCTCGTGCCCGGAGCTTCCAGGCTTGTCGTCGAAGCGTGAGCATGATCGAACGCCGGGGCGGTCGGCCTTCGAATTGCGACCATCAAGGAGGAGACCGTCCGGTTGTACCGGCTCGGTCGGCTCGTGCGACTGGAGATCCAGTATGTGTTGCGCGTCCGCCGCAGCCAGTGCCACGAAGGCGCCGCCGCCGGTGTCAAACGGCCTGCCGGGCGCTGGTTTAGTAGAGAAGCTCGAACTCACGACCAGGCTGATCAGAGGTCGTCCAGTAGGCGTCGGTCAGCGACCTCATC is a window of Pseudonocardia sp. T1-2H DNA encoding:
- a CDS encoding PDR/VanB family oxidoreductase, which encodes MNAEVARVPLGAAEELRLIVRQVVREADGVVSVLLADAEGGELPPWEPGAHIDLCLPGITRQYSLCGDPADRHHYRLGVLLEPRSRGGSRFVHDILGPGHSVTVRPPRNHFRLGEAAEYLFIAGGIGITPLLPMIARAEAEGRPWRLVYGGRSRGSMAFLGQVATYGDKVEVVPQDEHGLLDLAELLKVPGQRHVYCCGPEPLLAAVESHCAGWPTGRLHVERFTTAALVGDADSQTAFEVECAESGVTVAVAIGQTMLDAMLEAGLDLNFDCKEGTCGTCELGLVEGVADHRDAVLTREERDAGELILPCVSRARSFQACRRSVSMIERRGGRPSNCDHQGGDRPVVPARSARATGDPVCVARPPQPVPRRRRRRCQTACRALV